In the genome of Campylobacter avium LMG 24591, the window GTCTTTTTATAGTATAATGTTATTCATATCAATAATATTTAAGGAGGAATAATGTATAAATTTTTGTATATGGGGGGCATTAGCCTTATTGCTACTTTTTAGTGCTTGCTCTACTACATCTATCCCGTTAAATCCGAAGGCTCAAGGTATAGCAATTAGCGATAATATCGATAAGACTTGCAAGCTCGTAGGCAATGTTAGTGGCTTAGACAAAAATGCAGGCATGTCAGCTGTTAAGTCAAATTCAGAACTTAAAATGAATGCTTATAATGACCTAAGAAACAAATCTGTTAAATTTGGAACAGACGTAAAACTTAAAATAAAAGATGAAAAATGCGATGTTATAATAACTGGATTTTTTACAAGCGAACGAAAAGAAATAGATTGTTGGCAGCTAGATTCAACAAAAGTTACGTTAGTATCAGCTTACTATGTTTTTGCTGATGTTTATGACTGTGAATAAATTTTATATAAGTGTTTAGGCTTTAAGCCTAAACTATATCATAATATTTACATTTTATTTGGTATTAAAAAACCTTCATCTATAAGTATGTCAATCACCCCTTTAAAAACGGGCAAGGCGCTTTGTGCTGAATAATAGCTTTTTGTAGGGTTTCTTACCAAAACTCCTATGGTAAATTTGCTATGTGCGTCATTTGCAAAGCCAAAAAATGAGGCGTTGTATCTGCCTGAATTATAACCTTGTTTTTCAGCTATCCTTGCCGTTCCTGTTTTGCCGCCTACTATAAGTCCTTGCGTTTTTGCCCTTTTGCTTGTACCTTTTTCAACCGTGGCTATTAGGATATTTTGCATTTGTTTGCTTGCTTCGCTTGATAAAATTCTTTCTTTTATTATATTTTCCTCTAGCTCTTGCATTTTTCCATTTTTGTAAAATTTTTCAGCCAAATTTGGACTTATGTAAAGCCCTCCGTTGTTAAAGACATTGTAAGCGGCTAGTAACTGCATAAAGGTGGTTTTTAGCCCATATCCGTAGCTTAGAACCGACTTTTCTATATCCCTTATTCTTTGA includes:
- a CDS encoding DUF4156 domain-containing protein, yielding MLLFSACSTTSIPLNPKAQGIAISDNIDKTCKLVGNVSGLDKNAGMSAVKSNSELKMNAYNDLRNKSVKFGTDVKLKIKDEKCDVIITGFFTSERKEIDCWQLDSTKVTLVSAYYVFADVYDCE